In Streptomyces chartreusis, the following proteins share a genomic window:
- a CDS encoding DUF4287 domain-containing protein codes for MTAEVKGPAAYFPSIEKKYGRPIAEWKELIRTSPLTKHMELVNWLKSEHGLGHGHANALVAHTLAEDAGK; via the coding sequence ATGACCGCCGAAGTGAAGGGCCCCGCCGCCTACTTCCCGTCCATCGAGAAGAAGTACGGCCGCCCGATCGCCGAGTGGAAGGAACTCATCCGCACCTCTCCGCTCACCAAGCACATGGAGCTCGTCAACTGGCTCAAGTCCGAGCACGGCCTGGGCCACGGCCACGCCAACGCCCTCGTCGCCCACACCCTCGCCGAGGACGCCGGCAAGTAG
- a CDS encoding threonine ammonia-lyase, with the protein MQETRLSTARIRAARRVIDPVFLDTPLYRCEALEPVLGCTVSIKLETANPVRSFKGRGTEVVASRLAEHGPRAVVCASAGNLGQALAWSGRGRGLDVSVVASRFATAAKLDRIRSLGAKLELVDGDHEMARERAAAIARDDGIRLVEDSLDIETCEGAATIGLELVDTVPSFDTVLIALGGGALATGVGHVVKTLAPEVEVICVQPQGAPAMTRSWHGRRVVTTDSTDTIADGVAGRYPIPAVLDDLLVVADDAVLVREASIIAGMRLLLDHAGLVVEPSAALGIAALLENRDRFAGRHVVTIVCGSNVDMDAYHRWVGR; encoded by the coding sequence GTGCAGGAGACGCGCCTGAGCACTGCCCGGATCCGGGCGGCCCGCCGAGTGATCGACCCGGTCTTTCTCGACACGCCGCTGTACCGCTGCGAGGCCCTGGAGCCCGTCCTCGGGTGCACGGTGAGCATCAAGCTCGAGACGGCGAACCCGGTCCGCAGCTTCAAGGGCCGCGGCACCGAGGTGGTCGCGAGCCGGCTCGCAGAGCATGGCCCGCGAGCCGTGGTGTGCGCCAGCGCGGGCAACCTCGGTCAGGCTCTTGCCTGGTCCGGCCGAGGCCGTGGGCTCGACGTCAGCGTCGTGGCGTCCCGCTTCGCGACCGCGGCCAAGCTTGATCGCATCCGCTCGCTGGGCGCCAAGCTGGAACTGGTGGACGGCGACCACGAGATGGCGCGCGAGCGGGCCGCGGCCATCGCCCGCGACGACGGCATTCGGCTGGTCGAGGACAGCCTCGACATCGAGACCTGCGAAGGCGCGGCGACCATCGGACTGGAGCTGGTGGACACCGTGCCGTCCTTCGACACCGTGTTGATCGCCCTCGGCGGCGGGGCACTGGCCACGGGGGTGGGGCATGTGGTGAAGACCTTGGCGCCCGAGGTCGAGGTGATCTGCGTCCAGCCGCAGGGCGCACCGGCGATGACCCGCTCGTGGCACGGGCGGCGCGTCGTCACCACCGACTCGACCGACACCATCGCCGACGGCGTCGCCGGCCGATACCCGATCCCGGCCGTCCTGGACGACCTCCTCGTGGTCGCCGACGACGCGGTACTGGTCCGGGAGGCGTCGATCATCGCCGGCATGCGGCTGCTCCTCGACCACGCCGGCCTCGTCGTCGAACCGTCGGCCGCACTCGGCATCGCGGCGCTCCTCGAGAACCGTGACCGCTTCGCCGGCCGGCACGTGGTCACCATCGTGTGCGGCAGCAACGTCGACATGGACGCGTATCACCGCTGGGTCGGCCGATGA
- a CDS encoding serine hydrolase domain-containing protein, with protein sequence MSALHDTLHRYVDDGTVPGAVGLVARGEDVEVVTAGSVDFDGTAPMARDSLFRIASITKPITAAAVLILVEEGRLALETPVEEWLPELAKPSVVRTPDAAVEDVVPAVRPITVEDLLSSRTGWGFPSDFSLPAVQSLFTVQKDGRALQDWPDADTWLSLLAQVPMLHQPGDAWLYGTSSDLQGILVARASGRTLPDFLAERIFEPLGMTDTAFEVTESKRHRFTSLYTPTPDGPPQLTDTPDGLWSRLPRFHSGGGGLVSTADDWLAFARMLLNSGEGNGHRILTPTSVSRMTTNHLTAEQRADATLFLEGQGWGYGGQVDVTPADPWNVPGRYGWVGGTGTTANIVPTTGTIAIMLTQVGMTSPTPTPLMRDFWRSAAGS encoded by the coding sequence ATGAGCGCTCTGCACGACACCCTGCACCGGTACGTCGACGACGGGACGGTGCCGGGCGCCGTCGGCCTCGTGGCCCGTGGCGAGGACGTGGAGGTGGTGACCGCCGGTTCGGTGGACTTCGACGGCACCGCCCCCATGGCGAGGGACTCACTCTTCCGGATCGCGTCCATCACCAAGCCCATCACGGCGGCCGCCGTTCTGATCCTGGTGGAGGAGGGGCGACTCGCTCTGGAGACGCCGGTCGAGGAATGGCTGCCGGAGCTCGCGAAGCCGAGCGTGGTGCGCACGCCCGACGCGGCAGTCGAGGACGTCGTCCCCGCGGTCCGTCCGATCACCGTCGAAGACCTGCTCAGCTCCCGCACCGGCTGGGGCTTCCCTTCCGACTTCTCACTCCCGGCCGTGCAGTCCCTGTTCACGGTGCAGAAGGACGGCCGCGCCCTACAGGACTGGCCCGACGCGGACACCTGGCTGAGCCTCCTCGCACAGGTACCGATGCTCCACCAGCCTGGAGACGCCTGGCTGTACGGCACCTCGTCCGACCTCCAGGGCATCCTGGTCGCCCGTGCGTCGGGCCGCACACTCCCCGACTTCCTTGCCGAACGGATCTTCGAGCCGCTGGGCATGACCGACACGGCCTTCGAGGTGACCGAGTCGAAGCGGCACCGCTTCACCTCGCTCTACACCCCGACCCCCGACGGCCCTCCGCAACTGACGGACACCCCCGACGGGCTGTGGAGCCGCCTCCCACGCTTCCACTCGGGCGGCGGCGGCCTCGTCTCCACGGCCGACGACTGGCTGGCCTTCGCCCGCATGCTGCTGAACAGCGGCGAGGGCAACGGCCACCGCATCCTCACCCCCACCTCGGTCAGCCGCATGACGACCAACCACCTCACGGCCGAGCAGCGCGCCGACGCCACGCTCTTCCTGGAGGGGCAGGGCTGGGGCTACGGCGGCCAGGTCGACGTCACCCCGGCCGACCCCTGGAACGTCCCCGGCCGCTACGGCTGGGTGGGCGGCACCGGCACGACGGCGAACATCGTCCCGACCACGGGAACGATCGCGATCATGCTCACCCAGGTGGGGATGACGAGCCCGACACCGACGCCACTGATGCGGGACTTCTGGCGGAGCGCGGCGGGGAGCTAG
- a CDS encoding GNAT family N-acetyltransferase: protein MSLRITPLTDPDDGPRSRSLVWLASDAASIPLGTAFLRLHADSGQKHLAELTLQVHPAERRKGVGSRLLDAAVAAARDAGRRCVIAQADAGSPGDGFLAAGGFHKVLTLRFSRLPLADVDTAALTEIIERPHPGYRLAHWQGTVPDDLAHTFAASRRAMDDMPMDDTDYGTVTWDVDRVRAVAKVVEQRGDHLHTVVAIDTATGSIAGFTELVIPGDGTGDAQHYGTGVLPEHRGHDLGRWMKAGSIRQAHGNYPNLGGLLTDTADSNTHMRRINDGLGYTPTHTTHQHQLDL, encoded by the coding sequence TTGTCGCTTCGCATCACCCCACTGACCGACCCCGACGACGGGCCGCGCAGCCGGTCGCTCGTCTGGCTGGCGTCCGACGCCGCCTCCATCCCGCTCGGGACGGCCTTTCTGCGCCTGCACGCCGATTCCGGACAGAAGCACCTGGCCGAACTGACGCTCCAGGTCCATCCCGCCGAGCGGCGCAAGGGCGTCGGTTCGCGGCTCCTCGATGCCGCCGTGGCAGCCGCCCGGGACGCCGGCCGACGCTGCGTCATAGCGCAGGCCGACGCCGGATCGCCCGGCGACGGCTTCCTGGCGGCGGGCGGGTTCCACAAGGTCCTCACCCTGCGGTTCTCCCGCCTGCCACTGGCCGACGTGGACACCGCCGCTCTCACCGAGATCATCGAGCGACCGCATCCGGGCTACCGACTGGCCCACTGGCAGGGAACCGTCCCCGACGACCTGGCGCACACCTTCGCGGCTTCGCGTCGTGCCATGGACGACATGCCCATGGACGACACCGACTACGGCACCGTGACCTGGGACGTGGACCGGGTCCGAGCAGTGGCCAAGGTCGTCGAGCAGCGCGGCGACCATCTGCACACCGTCGTCGCCATCGACACCGCCACCGGCTCGATCGCCGGATTCACCGAACTCGTCATCCCGGGCGACGGCACGGGCGATGCCCAGCACTACGGCACCGGCGTACTGCCCGAACACCGCGGCCACGATCTCGGCCGCTGGATGAAGGCCGGGTCGATCCGACAGGCACACGGGAACTATCCGAACCTCGGCGGCCTCCTGACCGACACCGCCGACAGCAACACACACATGAGACGCATCAACGACGGCCTCGGCTACACACCCACGCACACAACCCACCAGCACCAACTCGACCTCTAG
- a CDS encoding alpha/beta fold hydrolase: MPIVDVSPGVSIAYETFGDPGDSPVLLVMGFGAQMLAWHEDFCRALADRGRYVIRYDNRDCGLSTKFDDHPVDMGKFIAAVSSGDIPAALAMVPYRLQDMADDALGLLTALGVERAHVVGASMGGMIAQTMAIAHPERVLTLTSMMSSTGESDYGQPSPEAQAVLFGPKPADREGYIAAAENELVWASKRYGDAAVLRELAAASYDRAYYPAGIGRQLGAMILSGSRADALRELRVPTLVIHGLDDTLIDPSGGRRTAELVPGARLLLVPDMGHDRPRALWPELLDAVEDHTG, translated from the coding sequence ATGCCGATCGTTGACGTGTCGCCCGGGGTGTCCATCGCCTACGAGACCTTTGGCGACCCCGGAGACAGCCCCGTTCTGCTTGTCATGGGCTTCGGTGCCCAGATGCTCGCCTGGCACGAGGACTTCTGCCGTGCGTTGGCCGACCGTGGGCGTTATGTGATCCGGTACGACAACCGCGACTGCGGGTTGTCCACCAAGTTCGACGATCACCCCGTCGACATGGGGAAGTTCATCGCCGCCGTGAGCTCGGGCGACATTCCCGCCGCCCTCGCGATGGTGCCCTACCGGCTCCAGGACATGGCCGACGACGCCCTCGGCCTGCTCACCGCGCTCGGCGTCGAACGCGCTCACGTGGTCGGCGCCTCGATGGGCGGAATGATCGCCCAGACCATGGCCATCGCCCACCCCGAGCGGGTGCTGACCCTGACGTCCATGATGTCCTCGACCGGCGAGAGCGATTACGGTCAGCCCAGCCCCGAAGCTCAGGCTGTGTTGTTCGGCCCGAAGCCCGCAGACCGCGAGGGCTACATCGCGGCGGCCGAGAACGAACTGGTGTGGGCCTCCAAACGCTACGGCGACGCCGCGGTGCTGCGTGAGTTGGCGGCCGCCAGCTACGACCGCGCCTACTACCCCGCCGGCATCGGCCGACAGCTCGGAGCGATGATCCTCAGCGGCTCGCGCGCGGACGCGCTCCGCGAACTCCGCGTGCCCACGCTGGTGATCCACGGCCTGGACGACACACTGATCGACCCCAGCGGCGGGCGACGCACCGCAGAGCTGGTGCCCGGCGCCCGACTCCTCCTGGTCCCCGACATGGGCCACGACCGCCCGCGCGCGCTCTGGCCCGAACTGCTCGATGCCGTGGAGGACCACACCGGCTGA
- a CDS encoding antibiotic biosynthesis monooxygenase family protein has protein sequence MSDHSEAPVMPIEAFEPPYYVAVFTTVRTQEQSGYSETNARMEELVKDIPGYLGMDHAQTPGGLGITVGYFRDAEALTEWRTNAEHRAAQERGRAEWYQSYTLHVAKVERSHGFLRA, from the coding sequence ATGAGTGATCACTCCGAAGCGCCTGTCATGCCCATCGAGGCCTTTGAACCCCCTTACTACGTAGCCGTGTTCACCACAGTGCGAACCCAGGAACAGAGCGGCTACAGCGAGACCAATGCACGCATGGAAGAGCTGGTGAAGGACATCCCTGGGTACCTCGGGATGGACCACGCCCAGACTCCCGGCGGGCTGGGCATCACCGTCGGGTACTTCCGCGACGCCGAGGCTCTCACGGAGTGGCGGACCAACGCCGAGCACCGGGCGGCGCAAGAGCGTGGGCGAGCCGAGTGGTACCAGAGCTACACGCTGCACGTGGCCAAGGTGGAGCGTAGCCACGGGTTCCTGCGCGCGTAA
- a CDS encoding cupin domain-containing protein, with product MSAEHVQLPPGVEVVSTRSEAAAWIPAGAEARTIRVTLSPGDPGAPPHRHPGPVFGYVTEGEILFELEGQEPRVLKAGDALFEPGGDVIHYQGANNLPDAQSQLVVTMFAPPGTPILTVVGAQELAERRHLRVTQY from the coding sequence ATGAGTGCTGAGCATGTGCAGTTGCCGCCGGGCGTCGAGGTGGTCTCGACGCGGTCAGAGGCGGCGGCCTGGATCCCGGCGGGCGCTGAGGCCAGGACGATCCGGGTCACCCTGTCGCCCGGCGATCCCGGCGCGCCGCCGCACCGGCACCCCGGCCCGGTCTTCGGCTACGTCACCGAGGGCGAGATCCTCTTCGAGCTGGAGGGGCAGGAGCCCAGGGTGCTCAAGGCCGGCGACGCCCTGTTCGAGCCCGGGGGTGATGTGATCCATTACCAGGGCGCCAATAACCTCCCTGATGCGCAGTCACAACTGGTGGTGACGATGTTCGCGCCGCCCGGCACGCCGATTCTGACAGTGGTCGGCGCGCAGGAACTGGCGGAGCGACGGCATCTGCGGGTCACGCAATACTGA
- a CDS encoding DUF7691 family protein yields the protein MSSSLSVYLLDVAATRALVGSRDDQLLEVINDRFGEDLARDDDYFSYEIEQGAPKAYEALRAVVHGGPFSGDEDHAFQYGYAYKRLCSLTGSFLDNSSFTPHRGDWLSVVDQGLKALGITAVSVEEFSFGGLPSPLPYTFTPGCGEWTPGQIAQALEQFEATKRAVDESGEAPPLEPEVVDAVMQCIGWMRHAQERPGFGVIGFRS from the coding sequence ATGAGTTCTTCTCTGAGTGTCTACTTGCTCGATGTCGCCGCGACGCGTGCCCTGGTCGGATCCCGTGACGACCAGCTGCTGGAAGTGATCAACGACAGGTTCGGGGAGGACCTGGCTCGCGACGACGACTACTTCAGCTACGAGATCGAGCAGGGTGCCCCCAAGGCGTACGAGGCACTGCGGGCGGTCGTCCATGGCGGGCCCTTCAGCGGCGACGAGGACCACGCCTTTCAGTACGGCTATGCCTACAAGCGGCTGTGTTCCCTCACCGGCTCGTTCCTGGACAACAGCAGCTTCACCCCGCATCGCGGGGACTGGCTTTCGGTCGTCGACCAGGGCCTGAAGGCTCTCGGCATCACCGCGGTGTCCGTCGAGGAGTTCAGCTTCGGCGGCCTGCCCTCGCCACTGCCGTACACCTTCACCCCGGGCTGCGGCGAGTGGACGCCCGGTCAGATCGCCCAGGCTCTGGAGCAGTTCGAGGCGACCAAGCGGGCGGTCGACGAGTCGGGCGAAGCACCGCCGTTGGAGCCCGAGGTGGTGGACGCCGTCATGCAGTGCATCGGCTGGATGAGGCACGCACAGGAACGACCGGGGTTCGGGGTCATCGGCTTCCGTTCCTGA
- a CDS encoding family 16 glycoside hydrolase — protein sequence MHQRWFRHARRRLTPLLLGSFLIGGVWTAPPSAAAPDDIPPQEPGVTLRVFDTQVPLSKLCKLKPGQTPNHDKLMPTVDWSTTGDFGGFADNFSAEVSGYLVIPDDGSYTFRLTSDDGSRLTIDDRTVIDHDGLHGAEPKDGSVQLTAGSHPFRIDYFERGGEQRLALAWKPPSANDFTTVPSEALSTDAGVVRVTAPGRKECESGADSPGDGLPLADVRPDLTLTDLRPDGFEPQVTGMDWLPDGRLAITTWGGSQTTTGEAYLLDNVTGDTSRDKVTVKKIASGLREPMGIKYVDGSLYVSQKHELTRLVDTNRDFVADDYRTVATWPYGGNFHEFAFGLLYRDGYFYVNLSVAINYGGATTTPQPAPGRGTTYKISKKTGKIQPIAGGLRTPNGIGWGPGGDIFTTDNQGGWLPASKLVHIKQDRFFNHYTEPSGPFDDRSVTEPVLWLPQNEIANSPSTPLYLTKGRFAGQMLLGDVTYGGLQRAYLEKVKGQYQGAVFRYTQGLEAGVNRITMGPDGVVYAGGLGADGNWGQEGKLKFGLQKLTPNGGNTFDIKEMRAVPGGFDLEYTQPLSEATAEKLASHYQAEQWRYTPTSDYGGPKIGEQRLDVRSATLSDDGRTVSLRLDGLKPGHVVHVRSPRPFASTSGEALWSTEAWYTLNAVPGKQPPPATLYEAEEARLTGTAGINTDHPGYSGSGFVDRYGTEGKAATTFDVTVPKAGDYDVNLRYSNGPNPFQGTKSLSLYANGKKLRQTELASTSNWDTWSTQAERVTLRAGKNTIAYRFDSGDTGHVNLDLITVRPHGARVSLFDGTAASQSQWQHTDGRTVEWPLTEEQSMEVCCGDLRTKDAYQDFKLHVEFRVPLLPDDVTGQDRGNSGVYLQDRYELQILDSFGDTTLDTNEAGAIYLKKAPDINAATAPETWQTYDITFRAARFDADGNKTADARVTVVWNGKKIHDDITIDGPTGAGRPEGPSAGAIRLQDHGNKVRFRNIRVEPLS from the coding sequence ATGCATCAACGGTGGTTCCGCCATGCCCGAAGACGCCTCACCCCCCTGCTTCTCGGAAGCTTCCTCATCGGCGGCGTGTGGACGGCGCCACCGTCCGCCGCGGCTCCCGATGACATCCCGCCCCAGGAACCGGGAGTGACCCTGCGGGTGTTCGACACCCAGGTCCCGCTCAGCAAGCTGTGCAAGCTCAAGCCGGGTCAGACCCCCAACCACGACAAGCTGATGCCGACCGTGGACTGGTCCACGACCGGAGACTTCGGCGGCTTCGCCGACAACTTCTCGGCCGAGGTGTCCGGCTACCTCGTCATACCCGACGACGGGTCCTACACGTTCCGTCTGACCAGCGACGACGGATCCCGGCTCACCATCGACGACCGGACGGTCATCGACCACGACGGACTGCACGGCGCCGAGCCCAAGGACGGATCCGTCCAACTCACCGCCGGATCGCACCCGTTCCGCATCGACTACTTCGAACGCGGCGGCGAGCAACGCCTCGCACTGGCCTGGAAGCCGCCCTCCGCGAACGACTTCACCACGGTGCCGAGCGAGGCACTGAGCACCGACGCCGGAGTGGTGCGGGTGACCGCCCCGGGACGCAAGGAGTGCGAGTCCGGAGCGGACAGCCCGGGTGACGGTCTGCCGCTGGCCGACGTACGCCCCGACCTCACCCTCACCGACCTGCGCCCGGACGGCTTCGAGCCGCAGGTCACCGGCATGGACTGGCTGCCCGACGGACGCCTGGCCATCACCACCTGGGGCGGCTCACAGACGACCACGGGCGAGGCGTACCTTCTCGACAACGTCACCGGCGACACCAGTCGCGACAAGGTGACGGTGAAGAAGATCGCGAGCGGGCTGCGCGAGCCCATGGGCATCAAGTACGTCGACGGCTCGCTGTACGTGTCGCAGAAGCACGAGCTGACCCGACTGGTCGACACCAACCGGGACTTCGTCGCCGACGACTACCGGACCGTCGCCACCTGGCCCTACGGCGGCAACTTCCACGAGTTCGCCTTCGGTCTGCTCTACCGCGACGGCTACTTCTACGTGAACCTGTCCGTCGCCATCAACTACGGCGGCGCGACCACGACCCCGCAGCCTGCCCCCGGCCGTGGGACCACGTACAAGATCAGCAAGAAGACAGGGAAGATCCAGCCGATCGCGGGCGGTCTGCGCACCCCCAACGGCATCGGCTGGGGCCCCGGCGGCGACATCTTCACCACCGACAACCAGGGCGGCTGGCTGCCGGCGTCCAAGCTGGTCCACATCAAGCAGGACCGCTTCTTCAACCACTACACCGAGCCCTCAGGCCCCTTCGACGACCGGTCGGTGACCGAACCGGTGCTGTGGCTGCCGCAGAACGAGATCGCCAACTCCCCCAGCACACCGCTGTACTTGACCAAGGGCCGCTTCGCCGGGCAGATGCTCCTCGGCGACGTCACCTACGGCGGGCTCCAGCGCGCCTATCTGGAGAAGGTGAAGGGCCAGTACCAGGGCGCCGTGTTCCGCTACACGCAGGGACTCGAAGCCGGCGTCAACCGCATCACCATGGGCCCGGACGGTGTCGTCTACGCGGGCGGGCTCGGCGCGGACGGCAACTGGGGCCAGGAAGGAAAACTGAAGTTCGGCCTCCAGAAGCTGACCCCCAACGGCGGCAACACCTTCGACATCAAGGAGATGCGCGCAGTCCCGGGCGGCTTCGACCTGGAGTACACCCAGCCGCTGTCCGAGGCCACCGCGGAGAAGCTGGCTTCCCACTACCAGGCCGAGCAGTGGCGCTACACCCCCACATCGGACTACGGCGGACCGAAGATCGGCGAGCAGCGGCTCGACGTCCGCTCGGCGACCCTGTCCGACGACGGCCGCACGGTCTCTCTGCGCCTTGACGGCCTCAAGCCGGGCCATGTCGTCCACGTCCGCTCACCCCGCCCCTTCGCGTCCACATCGGGCGAGGCACTGTGGAGCACGGAGGCCTGGTACACGCTCAACGCCGTGCCGGGCAAGCAGCCGCCGCCCGCGACCCTGTACGAGGCCGAGGAGGCACGGCTGACCGGCACGGCCGGAATCAACACCGACCACCCCGGCTACTCGGGCAGCGGCTTCGTCGATCGCTACGGCACCGAGGGCAAGGCCGCCACCACCTTCGACGTCACCGTCCCCAAGGCCGGCGACTACGACGTCAATCTGCGCTACTCCAACGGCCCCAACCCCTTCCAGGGCACCAAGTCCCTCTCCCTGTACGCCAACGGAAAGAAGCTGAGACAGACCGAGCTCGCGTCGACGAGCAACTGGGACACCTGGTCGACCCAGGCCGAACGGGTCACCCTGCGCGCAGGCAAGAACACCATCGCCTACCGCTTCGACTCCGGCGACACGGGTCACGTCAACCTGGACCTGATCACCGTCCGCCCGCACGGCGCCCGAGTCTCCCTCTTCGACGGCACCGCCGCGTCACAGAGTCAGTGGCAGCACACGGACGGACGTACCGTCGAATGGCCGCTCACCGAGGAGCAGTCGATGGAGGTGTGCTGCGGCGACCTGCGTACGAAGGACGCCTACCAGGACTTCAAGCTGCACGTGGAGTTCCGCGTCCCGCTCCTGCCGGACGACGTGACCGGCCAGGACCGCGGCAACAGCGGCGTCTACCTCCAGGACCGGTACGAACTCCAGATCCTCGACTCCTTCGGTGACACGACGCTCGACACGAACGAAGCCGGCGCGATCTATCTCAAGAAGGCTCCGGACATCAACGCCGCAACAGCGCCGGAGACCTGGCAGACGTACGACATCACCTTCCGCGCGGCCCGCTTCGACGCCGACGGCAACAAGACGGCCGACGCACGGGTCACCGTCGTCTGGAACGGCAAGAAGATCCACGACGACATCACGATCGACGGCCCGACCGGCGCCGGCCGACCCGAAGGCCCGTCAGCCGGCGCGATCCGCCTCCAGGACCACGGGAACAAGGTGCGGTTCCGCAACATCCGGGTGGAGCCGCTGAGTTAG
- a CDS encoding LysR family transcriptional regulator: MERRQLEYFIAVVEHGGFTAAAAALHVAQPSLSHAIRTLERECGGKLFHRLAQGVCLTPAGEALVRPARQVLRDLSTASSLVREVLGLSGGRLDIVSQTTLSVDPLADMLGRFHRAHPKVSVRVVDPERGPAVAQMVAAGECELGLVDASVPTADLSGIDLPEQEMHVVLPADHPHPAGDTITSPQLAALDLIVTPPGTETRAAVDDVCTALGVAPRIAVETAHRAMIVPLVLSGVGAAVLPASMARDAALRGARMLSHRPRLLRHGRLVWRSGQLSPAAEAFANLASEPARDGRTQ; encoded by the coding sequence ATGGAACGACGTCAGCTGGAGTACTTCATCGCGGTCGTCGAGCATGGCGGTTTCACGGCCGCGGCCGCCGCGCTCCATGTCGCGCAGCCCTCGCTGTCGCACGCGATCCGCACCCTGGAGCGCGAATGCGGCGGGAAACTCTTCCACCGGCTCGCCCAGGGCGTCTGTCTCACCCCGGCCGGCGAGGCCCTGGTGCGGCCCGCCCGGCAGGTCCTGCGCGACCTGTCCACCGCGAGTTCCCTGGTGCGGGAGGTGCTCGGGCTCAGTGGCGGCCGGCTCGACATCGTTTCGCAGACGACGCTCTCGGTCGACCCGCTGGCCGACATGCTGGGCCGCTTCCACCGTGCGCATCCGAAGGTCAGCGTGCGTGTGGTCGATCCGGAGCGTGGGCCCGCCGTGGCGCAGATGGTCGCGGCAGGGGAGTGCGAGCTCGGTCTGGTGGACGCCTCCGTGCCCACGGCCGACCTGAGCGGGATCGACCTGCCGGAGCAGGAGATGCACGTAGTGCTGCCGGCCGACCATCCGCATCCAGCGGGCGACACCATCACCTCACCTCAACTGGCCGCGCTGGACCTGATCGTGACACCGCCGGGCACCGAGACCCGGGCGGCGGTCGACGACGTGTGCACCGCGCTCGGCGTCGCGCCACGCATCGCCGTCGAGACCGCGCACCGCGCGATGATCGTGCCGCTCGTTCTTTCCGGCGTCGGCGCCGCCGTACTGCCCGCCTCCATGGCCCGGGACGCCGCACTGCGCGGGGCGCGCATGCTGTCCCACCGACCGCGGCTGCTGCGCCACGGTCGACTGGTCTGGCGCTCGGGCCAACTCTCCCCGGCCGCCGAGGCGTTCGCGAACCTGGCGTCCGAACCCGCCCGGGACGGACGTACCCAGTAG